The genomic segment agaagttcattctggACTGGGCCGAGGGAAAAGACAATCAGGAtgtagatttcatgtttgtgcttccATTTCGAGAGCTGAACTTGATCCAAGATCATCAGTACAGTCTTCACAGACTTCTACTGGACTTTCATCCTGAACTTCAAGATCTGGACTCAAAGATTTATGAGGAGtgtaaagttgtgttcatctttgatggtctggatgaaagcagaatcacactgatgttttcagatgatcagaaagtttgtgatgtgactgagacttcatcagtgggtgtgttgatgtcaaacctcatgaaaggagagctgcttccctctgctctcatctggatcacctccagaccagcagcagccaatcagatcccctccaaatacatcaaccgtctgacagaaattcagggattcaatgagtgtcagaaggaggaatatttcaggaagagaatcagtgaccAGCATCAAGTCAGTAAaatcatctcacacatcagaagagcaagaagcctccacatcatgtgccacatccccgtcttctgctggatctcatccACTGTGCTTCAAAAGCTCCTGAAAGAAGATGTGAGTGCAGAAATCCctcaaactctgactgaaatgtacatccacttcctgctgatTCAGATCAACATGAGGAATCAGAAATATGAAGAGAGAGATCCAGAGAAACTCCTGCAGTCCAACAGAGAAGTGATTGTGAAACTTGCTGAAGTggctttcaaacagctgatgaagggcaaTGTGATGTTCTATGAGGAGGACCTGATTGAGAGCAGCATAGATGTCAATGACgcctcagtgtattctgggatttgcactgagatCATTAGGGAGGAATCTGTGATTCATCAGAGGAAAGTCTACAGCTTCATTCATCTGAGTGTTCAGGAGTTTCTCGCTGCTTTCTATGCATTTCACTACCATGTGAATGAAACTATGGAGGGACTTAAGAATTTAGCTTCAGTACAATATTTGCTTAAAGGTGTAGTAGATAAAGCCCTTGAGAGTGAGAATGGACATCTGGATCTGTTCCTGCGGTTTCTGCTGGGGCGTctcactggagtccaatcagagacttttacaggatctactgacacacacagagaacagcTCAGAGAGCATCAGGAGAACCACACAGTACATTAAAGAGAAGATCAAAGATGGACATGGACTCTCCACTGAaagatccatcaatctgttcctCTGTCTGCTGGAAGTGAAAGATCAGACTCTGTTCAGAGAGATTCAGGAGTTTTTGAAATCAGACAAACACTCAGAGAAGAAACTCTCTCCTGCTCACTGCTCAACAATCGCCTACATGCTTCAGATGTCAGAGGAGGTGCTGGATGAGCTGGACCTCAAGAAATACAACACATCAGATGAGGGGAGAAGAAGACTGATACCAGCTGTGATCAACTGCAGAAAAGCCCTGTGAgtgttaaattatgttttatagtGTGGTGTCTACATTTCTAAATAGAATTGCAATGACTTAACTCTTTATTAGAATAAAACTGATATTACTGTAATACGattaagaatttaatttttgtgtctTTCAGTCTTGTTGcctgtaatctcactgctcaggATTGTGAAATTGTATCATCAGTTCTTCAAtcctcaaactctgtcctgagagaactggatcttAGTAACAATGACTTGCAGGACTCTGGCGTGAAGATTatttctgatggactgaagagtaCAAACTGTCAGCTGAAGATACTGAGGTGTTTAAGAACATATAAgagataatgtacagtcagctGGCCATAATGTTGATGTGTGTTTGTAGATAATCTGACTGTGTGTTGTaggttgtctggctgtatggtgacagaggaaggctgtggttatttgtcttcagctctgagttcaaacccctcacacctgagagagctggatctgagctacaatcacccaggacaaTCAGGAGTCCAGCTGC from the Labeo rohita strain BAU-BD-2019 unplaced genomic scaffold, IGBB_LRoh.1.0 scaffold_1493, whole genome shotgun sequence genome contains:
- the LOC127158392 gene encoding LOW QUALITY PROTEIN: NLR family CARD domain-containing protein 3-like (The sequence of the model RefSeq protein was modified relative to this genomic sequence to represent the inferred CDS: deleted 1 base in 1 codon) — encoded protein: MQRVKDKHKTSMKIKYERLLEGNKIQENETLLNRIYTQLYIIEGESEGVNEEHEVLQMKKTARKKHSQDTSIYCNDIFKSSPEPGREEKDQIKTVLTKGIAGIGKTVSVQKFILDWAEGKDNQDVDFMFVLPFRELNLIQDHQYSLHRLLLDFHPELQDLDSKIYEECKVVFIFDGLDESRITLMFSDDQKVCDVTETSSVGVLMSNLMKGELLPSALIWITSRPAAANQIPSKYINRLTEIQGFNECQKEEYFRKRISDQHQVSKIISHIRRARSLHIMCHIPVFCWISSTVLQKLLKEDVSAEIPQTLTEMYIHFLLIQINMRNQKYEERDPEKLLQSNREVIVKLAEVAFKQLMKGNVMFYEEDLIESSIDVNDASVYSGICTEIIREESVIHQRKVYSFIHLSVQEFLAAFYAFHYHVNETMEGLKNLASVQYLLKGVVDKALESENGHLDLFLRFLLGVSLESNQRLLQDLLTHTENSSESIRRTTQYIKEKIKDGHGLSTERSINLFLCLLEVKDQTLFREIQEFLKSDKHSEKKLSPAHCSTIAYMLQMSEEVLDELDLKKYNTSDEGRRRLIPAVINCRKALLVACNLTAQDCEIVSSVLQSSNSVLRELDLSNNDLQDSGVKIISDGLKSTNCQLKILRLSGCMVTEEGCGYLSSALSSNPSHLRELDLSYNHPGQSGVQLLKHKLEDPNYKLQILNLDHGEPFRITPGLRKYAVNLTLDPNTANNLLILSEDNRKMTHAKEPQPYPDHPDRFENCEQVLSKESLTGRCYWEAEHSGKGADIAVTYKGIQKKAGSNCWFGYSDKAWSLYCSANEFTAWHSNISNNVPGCSSSNRVGVYVDVSAGTVSFYSVSDTHTLTHLHTFNTTFKDPLCAGFRVYDSSLTLC